In Deinococcus maricopensis DSM 21211, the sequence TTCAACGTCACCATCACCTACACGGGCACCCCCCCGGCTGGCGCGGTGTCGAGCACCATCGGTATCGAGTCGCTCGGTGATAGTGACACCACGGTTGAGGACACCACCACGAACGTCATCAACTTCCCTGGCGTTGCCTTCGGCGACCCTGACACCACGGTCAACGGTGGTAAGGCCAGCACCGTTGCCACCGGCAACCCCAACCCAGTGCAGCCCGGCAGCGTCGTGTACTTCCCCATGGAAGTCGGTAACACGGGCGGCGCTCCTGACACGTTCAACTTGAGCGGAACGGTGGGTGTCAAACTGACGGACGGTAGCACCCAGACGGTCAACGTCGCGTACTACTTGGACGCAAACGGTAACGGCACCTTCGAAGCCGGAACCGACACGCCCCTGGTCGACACCAATACCGACACTGACGCCCTCGTCGACACCGGCAGCATTCCCGCCGGTCAGGAAGTCAAGCTGATTGCAGCGGTGACCATTCCGACCAACGCGCAATACGGTACCTATACGCTCACCAACCAGCAGGCCAGCTCGACCATCACGGGCGCCAGCCAGCAGGATGTGAACGACACCCTGACCGTCGGCAAGACCGGCAACATGACGTTCACCAAGAGCTTCAGCAAGACCGACAGCACGGTCACCACAAACAACGCGGCGCCGAATGCCAACGTGACCTACTACATCACGGGCAAGAACAACAGCAACGCGAATGTCAAAAACTTTACCGTCAAGGACGCCACGCCCTCCAACACCACCTTCGTGAGTGTCCTTGGGGAAGTGTTCAGCGCCAACGGCACCAAGTTGACCACAGCCAAAGTCCTGTACAGCACCGACAACGGCACCACTTGGAGCGCCACGGCCCCCACCAACCTCACCGGAAATGTTCTGGTCGGTTACAGCTCGGACGGGGACAACACTATCAGCGTCACGGACATCATCACCCCGGGCCAACAGGTTGTCGTGACCTTCGTCGTCAAGGTCAACTGAGCCTCTTTTGCGCGCCTGCCCCCAGGGCGGGCGCGCCCCTCAACACGAGACGCGCCGCTGGCGCTTTGCGCACCACCCCTTTTGCTGACTCTGTTTTGCTCGTGGTTCTCGTTCGCCCTCAGCCTTCAAGGGAGGCACCGTGCTCAAGCTCAACTTCATCGCGAGATTCCTGCCGGTGGCGCTGCTCTCCCTGGGCTGCGCCCTCGCTGTCGGAACGCCCGCGAACACCGTCATCGAGAACGTCGCGTCCGCGACGGCCACCCTGGACACCCCCGGCGGTGATGAGACCGTCGAACTGCTCAGCAACGTGGTCCGCACGACGGTCTTGCCCGTGTGCGCGCCGAGCGTCGTTCCGAACGGCACCCTGAGCGCCCCGGGGCAGACGCTCGCGCGGTTGCCCGGGGAGAGCGGCGTGTTCACGTACACCGTGACGAACGGCGGCAACGACCGCTTCGCGCTCGCACTCACCGCCGACGTGGACGGCGCGTCGAACTTCACGCCGGACGTGCAGGTGATCGTGGACGCGAACGGGAACGGCAAGCTGGATGACGCCGACATGCCCGCGAGCAGCGTGACCCTCGCAGCGGACGCCCGCGCGACCGTGTTCGTGAAGGTCACGGCGGGCGCTGCCGCGCGCGGCAACGCGTTCGTGAACCTGGCAGCGGCGTGCGGCGCGGCGGACGGCGGTGCGCGCGACGCGGACAACGTGTCGCTGCTGAAGGTCGGCGAGCCGCCCGCGCTGGTGCTCCGCAAGACGTTCGGGAGCGCGACGGTCCGCCCCGGCGAGGAAACGACCGTGCGCGTGGACGTGCAGAACACCGGCGCGGGTGATTCCCGCGAGGTCGTCGTGACGGACGCGCTGGACACGCCGGACATGGCGGACTTCACGTTCGTGCCGGGCAGCGCCACGTCCACGGCGGGCGCCGTGAGCTTCAGCGGTGACGGCGTGACCTTCGCGGACGCCGAGCCGACCCCGGTGCGGCAGGTGCGCTGGCGCCTCCCGACCGTCCCGGCGGGCGCCACCGCCAGCCTGACTTTCCGCCTGCGCGTGCCTGCCTCGGCGGTGGGCGCCCGCGCGAACACCGTGACGCTCGCCACGCCGAACACCCCGGCGCTGACCAGCACGGCGCGCGTGGACGTGCGGTACACGCCGGCCCTCGCCATCGGTCCCGTCGGGAACGCGCGCGCCCTGCCGGGCGGCGAACTCAGCGCGGACGACACGCAGACGCGCGTGTCCGCGGTGCTGCGCCAGCCGGTGTGCTTCGTGCACACCCTGGCGAACCTCGGGGACCAGGACGACGCGGTGACGCTGCGCGCGGACCTGCAGGCCGGCGCGGCGGACGTGACGTTCACGGCGGAGGACGGCGGTGCCCTCGCGCAGCCGCTGCCGCTCGCGCGCGGCGCGAGCGTGAACGTCCGCGTGTGCCTCACGCCCACCGGCGCGAGTGCCGGCGCGGACGCCCTGCGCGTGCTGATCACGGCGGTCAGCAGCGTCGGCGCGCCCAGCAACGCCACCATCGACCGCGTGACGAGCGTCGCCACGGTCGCCCCGGACCTGAACAAGACCGTGAATGCGGACGGCACCGTCACCGCCGGCACGGAGCTCACGTACACGCTCACGGTTCACAACCCGTACGCGTTCGCGCTGGAAGGCGTGCGCGTCACCGACCCGCTCAGCGCGCAGCTGACCTTCGTGCGCGCCTCGGACGGCGGTGCGTTCGCGAACGGCGCGGTCACCTGGGCGCTCGGCGCGCTCGCGCCCGGCGAGACGCGCACGCTCACGCTGGTCACGACCGTGAACGCGGACGCGCCCGACGACGTGGTCGTCGAGAACACCTTCAGCTTCGTCAGCACGCAGACGCCCACGCCCGTGCCGTCCCCCACGACGCGCACGCCGGTGTACAGCAGCGGCCTGCCCATCACGAAAACCAGCACGCCCACCGTCGTCACCGTCGGTGACCGCATCACGTACACCATCACGCTGCGCAACCCCAGCCGCAGCGCGACGTTCCGCAGCGTCGAAATCGAGGACGACATGCCCCGCGGGCTCTCGTACCTGCCCGGCACGGCCACGCTGGACGGCCGCGCCCTGCCCGACCCGACCGTCAAGAGCGCGGGCGCCCTGATCTGGACGGTCGCGGACCTGCAGCCCGGACAGCAGCTGGTGCTGAAGTTCGACGCGCGCGTCACGCCCGAAGCGGGCGACGACCTCGTGAACGTCGTGATCGCGCGCGCGCTCGGCATGAACGGCTCGCGCGTCACCAGCAACTTCGCGCGCGCCGCGAACAAGACCGACCCGGCGCTGTTCGTCACGCGCGGCGACCTCGTCGGGTACGTGTTCATTGACCGCAACCGCGACGGCACGTACCAAAAAGGCTTCGACCAGCCCATTCAGAACGCCCGCGTGGTCCTCGCGAACGGCCGCGTGGCCCTCACGGACACCGAAGGCCGCTACCACTTCGCGGGCGTGCAGGAAGGCTTCGCCGCCCTGCGCCTCGACCCGAGCAGCGTCCCGTACGCCGCGCTCAGCGTCCCTCAGGACGGCGCGCGCGACGGCAGCCGCGGCGTGTTCATCCGCAACCTCACCAGCGTCGACTTCCCGCTCGGCGCGCTTGGCGGCGACATCGCCGTCCTGCGCGACACGACCGTGCGCGTCGGCGACCTCACCATCTTCAAGCAGGTGTTCACGACCGCCGAACGCGGCGTGTACCTCACGCAGCTGACCCTCAGCTCCCCCCGTGACCTGCCGGACTTCTTCCTCGACGATCCCCTCCCGGACGGCGCGCAACTCCTCGACGGCCAGAACGCCGCGCGGGACGCGACCCTCACGGCAGGCACCCACATCATCACGTACCGGTTCCGGTTCGCCGGCGACGCCAACGCCGCCGTCACCGACCCGAACGCCGGCTGGAGGTACTGAGCGTGAACCGCGAAGCCTTGCCTCTGCTCACGGCGCTGCTGGCCGCCAGCGCCGGCGCGCAGGAACTCAGCAGCAGCCTGCCCCTCACCAGCGTCGGCAGCAAACTCATGTGGACGGTCGGCGACCAGGACCTCCGCCTCGTCGTCGGCATGGACGCGCGCGTCCGCCTGGAACTGTACAGCCCGCAACTCGATCCGGACGACTACCGAAGCCCCGACGAGTACGGCGACGAGCACTACGACGCGCAGCCCGTCACGACGACCTTCACGCTGCTCGGCGACGCCGGACAGGTGCTGCGCCAGCAGACCTTCGGTGCCGGCAGCCACGACTGGCAGGCGTTCCTCGACCAGGACCTGCCCGGCGGCACGTACACCCTCAAGGTCCGCACCGAAGGCAACGCGAAGAACACCTTCGCCGTCCGCGTGAACAGCGTCAGCGCCAGCGTCGAGGCGGACCGCGTGAACGTGAACGTCCACGCCCGCGACTGGACGCCTGCCGTGAACGTCCACAACGACGGCGGCCCGCTCAGCCTGCGCCTGTACGACGGCGACGGCGCCACCGAACTCGAAGCGGAACTGCGCGACGACGCCGGCCACACGTACCCCG encodes:
- a CDS encoding isopeptide-forming domain-containing fimbrial protein: MLKLNFIARFLPVALLSLGCALAVGTPANTVIENVASATATLDTPGGDETVELLSNVVRTTVLPVCAPSVVPNGTLSAPGQTLARLPGESGVFTYTVTNGGNDRFALALTADVDGASNFTPDVQVIVDANGNGKLDDADMPASSVTLAADARATVFVKVTAGAAARGNAFVNLAAACGAADGGARDADNVSLLKVGEPPALVLRKTFGSATVRPGEETTVRVDVQNTGAGDSREVVVTDALDTPDMADFTFVPGSATSTAGAVSFSGDGVTFADAEPTPVRQVRWRLPTVPAGATASLTFRLRVPASAVGARANTVTLATPNTPALTSTARVDVRYTPALAIGPVGNARALPGGELSADDTQTRVSAVLRQPVCFVHTLANLGDQDDAVTLRADLQAGAADVTFTAEDGGALAQPLPLARGASVNVRVCLTPTGASAGADALRVLITAVSSVGAPSNATIDRVTSVATVAPDLNKTVNADGTVTAGTELTYTLTVHNPYAFALEGVRVTDPLSAQLTFVRASDGGAFANGAVTWALGALAPGETRTLTLVTTVNADAPDDVVVENTFSFVSTQTPTPVPSPTTRTPVYSSGLPITKTSTPTVVTVGDRITYTITLRNPSRSATFRSVEIEDDMPRGLSYLPGTATLDGRALPDPTVKSAGALIWTVADLQPGQQLVLKFDARVTPEAGDDLVNVVIARALGMNGSRVTSNFARAANKTDPALFVTRGDLVGYVFIDRNRDGTYQKGFDQPIQNARVVLANGRVALTDTEGRYHFAGVQEGFAALRLDPSSVPYAALSVPQDGARDGSRGVFIRNLTSVDFPLGALGGDIAVLRDTTVRVGDLTIFKQVFTTAERGVYLTQLTLSSPRDLPDFFLDDPLPDGAQLLDGQNAARDATLTAGTHIITYRFRFAGDANAAVTDPNAGWRY